The following coding sequences are from one Halobacteriovorax sp. JY17 window:
- a CDS encoding response regulator, which yields MELKFIVIDDSSEMVALLNKYIENCNLGHGHSFENEFEAMEYVSENKADILIIDVNLKHINGFKLGDMLRVILKIEIPIIYISANNQYVKEFYEADQRNTYFMNKPFDKETFQSVIKKMTHTT from the coding sequence ATGGAACTTAAATTTATCGTCATTGATGACTCTTCGGAAATGGTTGCTCTACTTAATAAGTATATAGAGAATTGTAACTTAGGACATGGTCATTCATTTGAGAATGAATTTGAGGCCATGGAATATGTTTCTGAAAATAAAGCAGATATTTTAATTATTGATGTGAATCTAAAGCATATTAATGGATTTAAGTTAGGAGATATGCTTCGAGTGATCTTAAAAATTGAAATTCCAATTATCTATATTTCTGCTAATAATCAATATGTAAAAGAGTTCTATGAAGCAGATCAAAGAAATACTTACTTTATGAATAAACCCTTTGATAAAGAAACATTTCAATCAGTCATTAAGAAGATGACTCATACTACTTAG
- a CDS encoding response regulator — protein sequence MDKKKILTIDDDKDINVFLKDILSAEEYFVRTALTASEFFEEFNKFTPDLCIVDLNLETSKGAGYEILRAIRKKFGNQIKIVIVSRRFAEVDIQKGLDLGADDYITKPLDKTTVQCKINAVLGDMYKESSSLPYFAVPSTSRDSYIELDLNLVSLDEEGVTFKSFNFISKGNKIKMTGKLFQSISSEKFVYGTIESSVREEDSISYLITVKFDFDDLELMANVRRVLLGIDKI from the coding sequence TTGGATAAAAAGAAGATTCTCACCATTGATGACGATAAAGATATAAATGTCTTTCTAAAAGATATTTTATCGGCAGAGGAATACTTTGTGAGAACAGCTCTGACTGCTTCCGAGTTCTTTGAAGAATTTAATAAATTCACGCCCGATCTCTGTATCGTAGACTTAAATCTAGAAACATCAAAGGGCGCTGGCTATGAGATTCTACGAGCAATTAGAAAGAAGTTTGGAAATCAAATAAAAATCGTTATTGTCTCCAGAAGATTTGCAGAAGTGGACATCCAAAAAGGTCTCGACCTAGGAGCAGACGATTACATCACAAAACCTCTCGATAAAACGACAGTACAATGTAAAATAAATGCTGTTCTAGGTGATATGTATAAAGAATCGTCTTCTCTTCCCTATTTCGCAGTTCCTTCAACATCTAGAGATTCATATATTGAACTAGACCTCAATCTTGTCTCACTAGACGAAGAAGGTGTTACTTTTAAATCATTTAATTTCATTTCTAAAGGAAATAAAATTAAAATGACGGGAAAACTCTTCCAAAGTATTTCATCAGAGAAATTCGTCTATGGAACAATAGAGTCCTCAGTGAGAGAAGAAGATTCTATTAGTTATCTTATTACTGTTAAATTTGATTTTGATGACTTAGAACTTATGGCAAATGTTAGACGTGTTCTTCTTGGAATAGATAAGATCTAA
- a CDS encoding response regulator yields MKETKKYILIVDDDLDILVFCEKILSNIGAVVLKATNTEDALSKVLEYAPHMVFLDINLENEAGFALLDALKEREILKHLKVYMISSEKSKESILLSKKYGVQGYLIKPLSNNTLINTVRKYSKEKALPELTAMDEYKEAKVFVPGEIIKFNEISFVIRSKVKFMTKEKIEIESNFFNEMNVKKGHIKIYQKSRDINPGIYDTVMQMIGLPESILQLIRKRQKRRV; encoded by the coding sequence TTGAAAGAGACCAAGAAGTATATTCTCATAGTCGATGATGATCTAGATATTCTAGTTTTCTGTGAGAAAATTCTTTCAAATATTGGAGCCGTCGTTCTTAAGGCCACTAATACCGAAGATGCTCTCTCTAAAGTATTAGAGTATGCACCACATATGGTTTTTCTAGATATTAATCTAGAAAATGAAGCGGGCTTTGCCTTATTAGATGCTTTAAAAGAAAGAGAAATACTTAAGCACTTAAAGGTTTATATGATCTCTAGTGAAAAATCAAAAGAGTCTATTCTTCTTTCAAAGAAATATGGTGTTCAGGGATACTTAATAAAACCACTGAGTAATAATACCTTAATAAATACAGTACGAAAGTATTCTAAAGAAAAGGCCCTCCCAGAACTTACAGCGATGGATGAATACAAAGAGGCAAAAGTATTTGTTCCAGGAGAAATAATTAAATTTAATGAAATCTCCTTTGTCATAAGATCTAAAGTAAAATTTATGACTAAGGAGAAAATTGAAATTGAAAGTAATTTCTTCAATGAAATGAATGTAAAAAAAGGACATATAAAAATCTATCAGAAATCGAGAGATATTAATCCTGGAATTTATGATACCGTCATGCAGATGATTGGTCTCCCAGAGTCAATACTTCAATTAATAAGAAAGCGCCAAAAGAGAAGGGTTTAA
- a CDS encoding Hpt domain-containing protein, translating into MEPFTVEIDDDLEDIVPGFLENRKNDVLELQNFYEKREFKEIERIGHKVSGSSGGYGFHQLGKIAKEIELSAGEENEEKVRKLITDFIDYVDNVEVKFIKVD; encoded by the coding sequence GTGGAGCCATTTACAGTAGAGATAGATGATGACCTAGAAGATATAGTTCCAGGCTTTCTCGAAAATAGAAAGAATGATGTTTTAGAACTACAGAACTTCTATGAGAAACGTGAGTTCAAAGAGATTGAGCGAATTGGACATAAAGTCAGTGGTAGCTCAGGAGGCTATGGCTTCCATCAATTGGGAAAGATAGCCAAGGAAATTGAGCTTAGCGCCGGAGAAGAGAATGAGGAAAAGGTAAGAAAACTTATTACTGATTTTATAGATTACGTCGATAACGTAGAGGTAAAGTTTATAAAGGTGGATTAA
- a CDS encoding response regulator yields the protein MNILIINHRNFSTERIQETFSSKGYSVYTCADRKGVENFVETKCPSLFLLPTCEEGFNIARFIRSSRVIDYNLSATPILFLGESDSISQRVESISNGGSDFVERTNIAKIIKISRNLLEPDLLWKGARVVVVEDDKTSARIVSSYVENMGSSVKWFDSGEKCFEFLKKDTADLLLVDYLMPKMNGAELTQKIRNELGLKELPIIFTSSTLEKEEILEFYRSGGNDYISKPFLKEELYSKMKLQLESSQNTKSQNIYIEELKNLSNLKDQFLAVCSHDLKTPLNSIIGYSDVLKSDVALSEDGTEMVEIINNASRDLLTLVNDLLTCSEVHLSGEVESVEIEIVRIIEYILKQIKGISKKDLEYKLTLDVKKPIILGNEAMLRRVFSNIYSNAHKFTPIGGKVETRIWEEGDSIKCSISDSGIGIAPEHLEKLFSRMSGVGRIGLEGQKSTGLGLSIVKDIVEKHGGKVEVESQENKGTTFTLTFNKGR from the coding sequence ATGAATATACTAATAATAAACCACAGAAATTTTTCAACGGAGCGTATCCAGGAGACCTTTTCCAGTAAAGGCTATAGTGTCTATACTTGCGCTGATCGTAAGGGTGTGGAAAACTTTGTCGAGACAAAGTGTCCGAGTTTGTTTCTTCTTCCTACTTGTGAAGAAGGTTTCAACATTGCAAGGTTTATTCGAAGCTCTAGAGTGATTGATTACAATTTATCGGCAACGCCAATTCTCTTTCTTGGTGAGAGTGATAGTATTTCTCAGCGAGTAGAATCTATTTCAAATGGTGGAAGTGATTTTGTTGAGAGAACTAATATTGCAAAAATTATTAAAATTTCTAGAAATCTCTTAGAGCCAGATCTTCTTTGGAAGGGGGCAAGAGTAGTAGTCGTCGAAGATGACAAGACCTCTGCGCGCATTGTCTCTTCCTATGTTGAAAATATGGGATCCTCTGTAAAATGGTTTGATTCAGGAGAGAAGTGTTTTGAGTTTTTAAAGAAAGATACTGCTGATTTGCTACTTGTTGATTATCTCATGCCCAAGATGAATGGTGCTGAACTCACTCAAAAAATTAGAAATGAATTAGGGCTAAAAGAATTGCCCATTATTTTCACCTCTTCAACACTTGAAAAGGAAGAGATCTTAGAGTTTTATAGAAGTGGAGGAAATGATTATATTTCTAAGCCATTTCTAAAAGAAGAACTCTATTCAAAGATGAAGCTGCAGCTAGAAAGCTCTCAGAATACAAAGTCACAAAATATTTACATAGAAGAATTGAAGAACCTAAGTAATCTAAAAGATCAATTCCTTGCAGTCTGTTCACACGATTTAAAGACCCCTCTTAATTCTATTATTGGATACTCAGACGTCTTAAAGTCTGATGTTGCTCTAAGTGAAGATGGGACTGAAATGGTTGAGATTATAAATAATGCCTCGAGAGACTTACTCACTTTAGTGAATGACTTACTCACTTGTAGTGAGGTTCATTTAAGCGGTGAAGTTGAGTCAGTAGAAATAGAGATTGTAAGAATCATAGAATATATACTAAAGCAGATAAAAGGGATCTCAAAGAAAGATCTTGAATATAAACTCACACTTGATGTGAAGAAGCCAATCATTCTTGGCAATGAGGCCATGCTCCGCCGGGTCTTTTCAAATATTTACTCTAATGCTCATAAGTTTACTCCAATTGGTGGTAAAGTTGAGACCAGAATATGGGAAGAAGGGGACTCCATAAAGTGTAGTATCTCAGATTCCGGAATAGGTATTGCTCCTGAGCATTTAGAGAAACTCTTCTCCAGGATGTCGGGAGTTGGAAGAATAGGATTAGAAGGACAAAAAAGTACAGGACTAGGATTAAGTATTGTGAAAGATATAGTTGAAAAACATGGTGGAAAAGTAGAAGTAGAAAGTCAGGAAAATAAGGGAACGACATTTACTTTAACATTTAATAAGGGAAGGTAG
- a CDS encoding response regulator: MRILLLDDSVDNLNLLKLYAKKSSDEFVMVSDSSVALDYISKENFDLFFLDIQMPQKDGFEVLGEVRDSNNGKELFICALTAHTSKDEVEKINKSTFNDYLEKPILRDDFLKYIEDYSIKAAG, encoded by the coding sequence ATGCGCATTTTACTCTTAGATGATAGTGTGGATAATTTAAATTTACTAAAACTCTATGCGAAAAAGTCCTCCGATGAATTCGTCATGGTGTCGGACTCTAGTGTCGCGCTAGATTATATAAGTAAAGAAAACTTTGATCTCTTCTTTCTCGATATTCAAATGCCTCAGAAAGACGGCTTTGAAGTGCTAGGCGAGGTTAGAGATTCAAATAATGGTAAGGAACTCTTTATATGTGCATTGACGGCACACACCTCTAAAGATGAGGTTGAAAAGATTAATAAATCCACTTTCAATGATTATCTTGAAAAGCCTATCCTCCGAGATGATTTCTTAAAGTATATCGAAGATTATTCGATTAAGGCCGCGGGCTAA
- a CDS encoding NAD+ synthase yields the protein MQINIHQTHHTIGDFDAIFTYLKNITENNKNSSELHVFPELFLTGYPLQDLCLQRSFIERYEDLLKKVNALQDSSSPTLLIGGLDYEMDEDGIPFKIKNVIFEFGPKGLRPIYTKKLLPNYDIFDEQKYFSAGSENCIYQFEDKSFGLLICEDMWMSSMHSTDPVKELFEEVENSKIKLDGVINLSASPFYLGKDKTRLIRSSEISKLFGCPFIYTNRVGGEDEILFDGSSFVVNGAKVTHRAKFYQQDILNYILEDFDGERDLEKALNDKVNSWESLFKANIIRNDNGDYRLPELSDEDCEEVLQSIRFGIQEYAKKSGFNKFDVALSGGIDSALVLAIMKLSLLEDQNLEAIFMPGFFSATMSYDLSFEMCKKIGVKLSTFPIKFAHSSLRNQYNDVFKDPMEGLCDENIQSRLRGAILYARSNQRNSMVLNTSNKSELSVGYSTLYGDSVGAISPLGDLYKTEVFALSKYINKKYGNIIPEGIISRPPSAELREDQEDSHSLPEYDVLDTILEGLLSYRLGTKDLIEMGLDSEEVSKVFNLYSRSEYKRKQFCPIIKIKAKSFGTGYRIPICKKN from the coding sequence ATGCAAATAAACATCCACCAAACACACCACACAATTGGTGATTTTGATGCCATTTTTACATATCTAAAAAATATTACTGAGAATAATAAGAATTCCTCTGAACTTCACGTCTTTCCTGAGCTCTTCCTAACTGGCTATCCACTTCAAGACCTCTGTCTACAAAGGTCATTTATTGAGAGATATGAAGATCTACTCAAGAAAGTAAACGCACTGCAGGACAGCTCTTCACCAACTCTTCTCATCGGAGGGCTAGACTATGAAATGGATGAAGATGGAATTCCCTTTAAAATAAAGAATGTCATTTTTGAGTTTGGCCCAAAAGGGCTTAGGCCAATTTATACAAAGAAGCTTCTTCCTAATTACGATATTTTTGATGAACAGAAGTATTTCAGCGCTGGTTCTGAGAATTGTATTTATCAATTTGAAGACAAATCGTTTGGACTCTTAATCTGTGAAGATATGTGGATGAGCAGTATGCACTCTACCGATCCAGTGAAAGAATTATTTGAAGAAGTTGAAAATTCAAAAATCAAACTTGATGGAGTTATCAACCTCTCGGCCTCTCCATTCTACTTAGGAAAGGATAAGACTAGACTCATACGCTCTTCGGAAATCTCTAAACTCTTTGGCTGCCCTTTTATCTACACAAACCGCGTAGGTGGGGAAGATGAAATCTTATTTGATGGATCAAGTTTCGTAGTAAATGGAGCGAAGGTCACTCATAGAGCTAAGTTCTATCAGCAAGATATCTTGAACTATATTCTTGAGGACTTTGATGGAGAAAGAGACTTAGAAAAGGCCCTTAATGACAAAGTCAACTCTTGGGAATCTCTCTTTAAGGCCAATATTATAAGGAATGACAATGGAGACTACAGGCTTCCAGAATTATCAGATGAAGACTGTGAAGAAGTTCTCCAATCTATTCGCTTTGGAATTCAAGAATACGCTAAGAAGTCCGGGTTTAATAAATTTGATGTGGCCCTTTCTGGTGGAATAGACTCCGCTCTCGTCCTTGCCATCATGAAACTCTCCCTTCTTGAAGATCAAAACCTCGAAGCTATTTTTATGCCAGGCTTCTTCTCCGCAACAATGAGCTACGACCTTTCATTTGAAATGTGTAAGAAGATTGGAGTGAAGCTCTCAACTTTCCCAATTAAATTTGCCCATAGCTCACTTAGAAACCAATATAACGACGTCTTCAAAGATCCAATGGAAGGCCTTTGTGATGAGAATATTCAAAGTCGCCTTCGTGGAGCAATTCTCTACGCAAGATCAAATCAGAGAAACTCCATGGTGCTCAACACCTCTAATAAGTCTGAGCTGAGTGTTGGGTACTCCACTCTTTACGGAGATAGCGTAGGAGCAATTAGCCCACTCGGAGACTTATATAAAACCGAAGTCTTTGCATTATCTAAGTATATTAATAAGAAATATGGCAATATTATCCCAGAAGGAATTATTTCCAGACCTCCATCTGCTGAGCTGCGAGAAGATCAGGAAGACTCTCACTCACTTCCGGAATATGATGTGCTAGATACAATTCTAGAGGGGCTACTTTCCTACCGCTTAGGAACGAAAGATCTCATCGAAATGGGATTAGATTCCGAAGAAGTAAGTAAAGTTTTCAACCTTTATTCTCGAAGTGAATATAAGAGAAAACAATTCTGTCCAATTATAAAAATAAAAGCTAAAAGCTTTGGAACAGGATACCGAATTCCAATTTGTAAAAAGAATTAA
- the trmFO gene encoding methylenetetrahydrofolate--tRNA-(uracil(54)-C(5))-methyltransferase (FADH(2)-oxidizing) TrmFO, producing the protein MKFEGKKVLVIGAGLAGTDAATFLANNGVKVVLAECKTLALNPAQKMKTFAELVCTNSLKSMNPDSGHGLLKYEMNAMGSYILSKGMEYAVPAGDALAVNREDFSKAITEGLKSHENIEVIEVEAENPLELQEKLECSYTIVATGPLTTEKLEKWLTSDLTEDDFYFYDAIAPVVDADSLDYSKLYYKDRHKELSEEEGESADYLNAPMTKEEYEDFIAELVEAEKVPAQKFEDYKFFESCLPVDIMAERGVDTARFSCMKPIGLEKEDGTLPYACVQLRKENLLGSAFNLVGFQTRLTYKEQIRVFRKIPGFAEASFIHLGSVHRNSFLNSKKLLNFDLSSKKYESIHFAGQITGVEGYTESASMGLYVAWQVLRKLEGKPAVAWPVDTGIGALVNYIMTVHKPSPSNINFGLLPTVALNKEERKNRKLRKKIKKAKASARARESFDQFMDENK; encoded by the coding sequence ATGAAATTTGAAGGTAAGAAAGTTCTGGTAATTGGTGCAGGTCTGGCGGGAACAGATGCGGCGACTTTTCTGGCTAATAACGGTGTGAAAGTTGTCCTTGCTGAGTGTAAGACATTGGCCCTTAACCCTGCGCAAAAAATGAAGACTTTTGCAGAACTGGTATGTACTAATTCTCTTAAGAGCATGAACCCTGATTCAGGTCACGGACTTTTAAAGTATGAAATGAATGCAATGGGTTCTTATATATTGTCTAAGGGAATGGAATATGCGGTTCCAGCTGGTGACGCTCTAGCTGTGAATAGAGAAGATTTTTCAAAAGCAATAACTGAGGGACTCAAGTCTCACGAAAATATTGAAGTCATTGAAGTAGAGGCCGAGAATCCGCTTGAACTTCAAGAGAAGCTTGAATGTTCTTATACAATTGTTGCCACTGGGCCTCTTACAACAGAGAAACTTGAAAAGTGGTTAACAAGTGACTTAACGGAAGATGATTTCTACTTCTACGATGCAATTGCACCAGTCGTTGATGCGGATTCACTAGATTATTCAAAACTCTATTATAAAGATCGTCATAAAGAACTTAGCGAAGAAGAGGGGGAGTCTGCAGATTATTTGAACGCTCCTATGACTAAAGAAGAGTATGAAGACTTTATTGCAGAACTTGTTGAGGCCGAGAAAGTGCCGGCCCAGAAGTTTGAAGATTATAAATTCTTTGAGAGCTGCTTACCTGTAGATATTATGGCCGAGCGTGGTGTAGATACAGCGAGATTTTCTTGTATGAAACCAATTGGTCTTGAAAAAGAAGATGGAACACTCCCATACGCATGTGTTCAACTTAGAAAAGAGAACTTACTTGGAAGTGCTTTCAATCTTGTTGGTTTTCAGACGAGGCTTACTTATAAAGAACAGATTCGTGTTTTTAGAAAAATTCCAGGTTTCGCTGAAGCGAGTTTCATTCACTTAGGTTCTGTTCATAGAAATAGTTTCCTAAATTCAAAGAAGCTTTTAAATTTTGACTTAAGTTCAAAGAAGTACGAGTCAATTCACTTTGCTGGACAAATTACTGGAGTTGAAGGCTATACAGAAAGCGCTTCGATGGGTCTCTATGTTGCCTGGCAAGTTCTAAGAAAGCTTGAAGGTAAGCCAGCCGTTGCATGGCCTGTTGATACAGGGATTGGGGCCCTCGTTAATTATATTATGACTGTTCATAAGCCAAGTCCTTCAAATATTAACTTTGGACTTCTTCCAACAGTCGCTCTTAATAAAGAAGAGAGAAAGAATAGAAAGCTTAGAAAGAAAATAAAGAAAGCAAAAGCTTCCGCTCGCGCTAGAGAGTCTTTTGATCAATTTATGGATGAGAATAAGTAG
- a CDS encoding EamA family transporter, with protein MQGIFYILIACTLWAIDTLIRYPLLGEGVSASRIVFTEHLILTLFFIPLFVKKIKVFWQARVAYVFYFLIIGGLGSAIGTLAFTRAFSLINPSLVILLQKFQPIIAITLASIVLKEKMRKDFILWAIVCLIGGGLISYNDIAWGLKEVNFDRSLLDQKFLIGYGLTFLAVFSWGCSTVFGKKLSSCGFKEQEIMAGRFFMGLICLIPILLTGEIHMDSNPLTWGKILAMVVISGLLGMYFYYKGLKLVSARVGALAEMFFPFCAVIVNWIFLNQALTFQQILGGVLLLIGSTVIQLRHY; from the coding sequence ATGCAGGGTATTTTCTATATATTAATTGCTTGTACGCTATGGGCGATAGACACGCTGATTCGTTACCCTCTCTTGGGAGAGGGAGTCTCAGCCAGTAGAATTGTTTTCACAGAACATCTTATTCTCACTCTTTTCTTCATTCCTCTCTTTGTAAAAAAGATAAAAGTATTTTGGCAAGCGCGTGTTGCCTATGTGTTCTATTTTCTTATTATTGGTGGTCTAGGCTCAGCTATTGGAACTCTTGCATTTACGAGAGCGTTCTCACTAATTAATCCTTCACTCGTTATTCTCTTGCAAAAATTTCAACCAATTATTGCCATTACTTTGGCCTCTATTGTTCTTAAAGAGAAGATGAGAAAGGATTTTATTCTCTGGGCAATTGTTTGCCTCATTGGTGGAGGACTTATTTCATACAACGATATTGCTTGGGGTTTAAAAGAAGTTAATTTTGATAGAAGTCTTCTCGATCAAAAATTTCTCATTGGTTACGGACTGACATTCTTAGCGGTTTTTAGTTGGGGCTGCTCGACTGTATTTGGAAAGAAGCTCTCGAGCTGTGGATTCAAAGAGCAAGAAATTATGGCCGGAAGATTCTTCATGGGACTTATTTGTCTAATTCCCATTCTCCTTACAGGAGAGATTCATATGGATTCAAATCCTCTTACTTGGGGTAAGATCCTTGCAATGGTCGTGATTTCAGGACTTCTTGGAATGTATTTCTACTATAAAGGTCTAAAACTTGTTTCCGCAAGAGTGGGAGCGCTGGCAGAGATGTTCTTCCCATTTTGTGCAGTGATAGTTAATTGGATTTTCTTAAATCAGGCACTCACTTTTCAACAGATTCTAGGTGGGGTATTATTACTTATCGGGTCAACTGTGATACAGTTACGCCATTATTGA
- a CDS encoding NAD-dependent epimerase/dehydratase family protein, with protein sequence MSTKVQLPTTLKGKTILVAGAAGFVPSTLCEFYLNLDAKVIGLDNFITGSKSNIEILEKYENFTFHECNIYESLPDFSGIDIDYVFSLASPASPIDFGLIPMEIMRVNSEGTLALLELSLEKKARFLEASTSEVYGDPEIHPQTEDYVGHVNTLGPRGCYDESKRFAEAMTMSFHRKYGLDTRIIRIFNTYGPRMRANDGRVIPNFINQAMKNEDITVYGDGSQTRSFCFVTDLVDAIHNVMFSDDPTPFNCGNPDEYTILETAKFIIEALGSKSKIVFLDLPKDDPKRRRPDLTKLQSVSDYSPKISFEEGIRRTTEFFKTL encoded by the coding sequence ATGAGTACAAAGGTACAACTACCAACAACTCTTAAAGGAAAAACAATTCTTGTTGCAGGCGCTGCGGGATTTGTTCCATCAACTCTTTGCGAGTTCTACCTAAACCTTGATGCCAAAGTGATAGGGCTTGATAATTTCATTACGGGTAGTAAATCAAATATTGAAATCTTAGAGAAATATGAAAACTTCACATTTCATGAATGTAATATTTATGAATCTCTTCCTGACTTCTCGGGAATAGATATTGATTACGTCTTCTCACTAGCTTCTCCCGCGTCTCCAATTGACTTTGGATTAATTCCAATGGAAATCATGAGAGTCAATAGTGAAGGAACACTAGCTCTGCTAGAACTTTCCCTTGAGAAGAAAGCTAGATTTCTAGAGGCCTCTACAAGTGAAGTTTACGGTGATCCAGAAATTCACCCACAAACTGAAGACTATGTAGGTCACGTTAACACCCTTGGACCTAGAGGTTGCTATGATGAATCTAAGAGATTCGCTGAGGCAATGACTATGAGCTTTCACAGAAAGTACGGGCTAGATACTCGTATCATACGTATCTTTAATACGTATGGACCAAGAATGAGAGCAAATGATGGAAGGGTAATTCCAAATTTTATCAATCAGGCCATGAAGAACGAAGATATTACTGTCTACGGTGATGGTAGCCAGACAAGATCATTTTGCTTTGTTACTGACCTAGTCGATGCCATTCATAATGTTATGTTCTCAGATGATCCTACACCATTTAATTGTGGAAATCCTGATGAGTACACTATCTTAGAGACTGCAAAATTTATAATAGAGGCCCTTGGAAGTAAGTCTAAAATTGTTTTCTTAGATCTTCCAAAAGATGATCCTAAGAGAAGACGTCCAGATTTAACAAAACTTCAAAGCGTAAGTGACTATAGTCCAAAAATTAGCTTTGAAGAGGGAATTAGAAGAACGACAGAATTCTTCAAAACATTATAG